One window of Treponema denticola genomic DNA carries:
- the hepT gene encoding type VII toxin-antitoxin system HepT family RNase toxin yields MAVDKKVISEKLQSLERCLERIKLHTPPSVEILKTDFDKQDLVCLNLQRAVQISVDIASHILAEELNEKASTMAEVFLILSEKDMIDKNLALSLAKSIGFRNIAVHEYDSLDMDIVYAIITKNLNVFYDFAKTVLKIIR; encoded by the coding sequence ATGGCTGTAGATAAAAAGGTAATTAGTGAAAAACTTCAGTCCCTTGAACGCTGTTTGGAAAGAATAAAGCTGCACACTCCGCCAAGTGTTGAAATACTGAAAACAGATTTTGATAAGCAAGATCTTGTGTGTCTAAATCTTCAAAGGGCAGTTCAGATTTCTGTAGACATAGCTTCTCATATTTTGGCAGAGGAGCTTAACGAAAAAGCCTCGACAATGGCAGAGGTTTTTTTGATTCTTTCAGAAAAAGATATGATTGATAAAAATCTGGCCTTAAGCCTTGCCAAGTCTATCGGTTTTAGAAATATTGCCGTACACGAGTATGATTCTCTTGATATGGATATTGTATATGCAATTATAACAAAAAATTTAAATGTTTTTTATGATTTTGCAAAAACCGTATTAAAAATAATTAGGTAA
- a CDS encoding nucleotidyltransferase domain-containing protein, with the protein MKFGLTEAQEKILTGILQKYIKSGEGIVFGSRAMGTNTERSDIDIALKNVVFFSPYSLGDLIDEIAESDFPYLADVLIYEDITNPALKENIDMVGKRLVI; encoded by the coding sequence ATGAAGTTTGGATTAACGGAAGCTCAAGAAAAAATATTGACCGGTATTTTACAAAAATACATTAAAAGCGGAGAGGGAATAGTTTTCGGTTCCCGTGCAATGGGTACTAATACGGAAAGAAGCGATATAGATATAGCATTGAAAAATGTTGTTTTTTTTTCACCTTATTCGCTCGGTGATTTGATTGACGAAATAGCCGAATCGGATTTTCCTTATTTAGCCGATGTACTGATTTATGAGGATATTACAAACCCTGCTTTGAAGGAGAATATTGATATGGTAGGGAAGAGGTTGGTTATATAA
- the mntA gene encoding type VII toxin-antitoxin system MntA family adenylyltransferase antitoxin has protein sequence MNKDIQEKLKNFFDSKPEIILAIIYGSYTRGTEAETSDVDIAVAMSDVMNLDARLSLQLELSILLKKEIDLVDIRKIKGLIHYKVFTEGLCIKKHENEGRSFFHKNFMTALYWYEDYYPLYKRSQKYIIEKAFAR, from the coding sequence ATGAATAAAGATATTCAAGAAAAGCTTAAAAACTTTTTTGACTCAAAACCTGAGATTATTCTTGCAATTATTTACGGCTCATATACTAGAGGAACTGAAGCTGAAACAAGCGATGTGGATATTGCTGTTGCTATGAGTGACGTTATGAATCTTGATGCTAGGTTGAGTCTTCAATTGGAGCTTTCAATTCTTTTAAAAAAAGAAATTGATCTTGTGGATATACGGAAAATTAAGGGTTTGATTCATTATAAGGTTTTTACCGAAGGCCTTTGTATAAAAAAGCACGAAAATGAGGGGCGGAGCTTTTTTCATAAAAATTTTATGACTGCCTTATATTGGTATGAGGATTATTACCCGCTCTATAAGCGCAGTCAAAAATATATTATCGAAAAAGCCTTTGCTCGTTAA
- a CDS encoding sulfatase-like hydrolase/transferase translates to MGIEDKKIIEYSKEELIELSNDDKPFMFSVFLEDTHSTGGYMDEDCEKKYINQIHNVFACTSKRVANFLDWIKEQKFYDDTVIIILGDHLYMGGDLYTQNKSHYERHAYNVFINTEKKAAFSKNRAFATFDFFPTIVEALGIEYDGDGLGIGMSLFSNKPTLLEQYGEKQLNEFINSKSYFYRNELLNKKNTPLK, encoded by the coding sequence GTGGGAATAGAAGATAAAAAAATAATTGAATATTCAAAAGAAGAGTTAATAGAGCTTAGTAATGATGATAAACCATTTATGTTTTCTGTATTTTTAGAAGATACTCATTCTACAGGAGGATATATGGATGAGGATTGTGAAAAAAAGTATATAAATCAGATTCATAATGTGTTTGCATGTACCTCAAAAAGAGTAGCAAATTTTCTTGACTGGATTAAAGAGCAAAAATTTTATGATGATACTGTTATAATTATTTTAGGTGATCATCTTTATATGGGCGGTGATTTATATACTCAGAACAAATCCCATTATGAGAGACATGCTTATAATGTATTCATAAATACCGAAAAAAAAGCTGCTTTTAGCAAAAATAGAGCTTTTGCAACTTTTGATTTTTTTCCCACAATAGTTGAAGCTTTGGGAATTGAATATGATGGTGATGGTTTAGGAATTGGGATGTCGTTATTTTCAAATAAACCGACTTTACTTGAACAATATGGTGAAAAACAGTTAAATGAATTTATTAATTCTAAATCCTATTTTTATCGGAATGAGTTATTAAATAAGAAAAATACTCCATTGAAGTAA
- a CDS encoding nucleotidyltransferase substrate binding protein, whose protein sequence is MINTQNIRWKQRFQNFEKAFLLLKEIVESKDDLSEYEVIVQEGIVQRFEYTFELAWKTLKDKMEFDGISFERISPKYVFKDAYKSKYIDNIDVWIEMTNSRNLMSYTYDSLKLPEILKNIKESFYPELLKVYNYFKTEV, encoded by the coding sequence ATGATCAATACCCAAAATATCCGCTGGAAACAGCGATTCCAAAATTTTGAAAAAGCTTTTTTACTCTTAAAAGAAATTGTCGAATCGAAAGATGACTTATCCGAATATGAGGTCATTGTTCAAGAAGGTATTGTACAGCGGTTTGAATATACTTTTGAGCTCGCATGGAAAACTCTAAAGGATAAGATGGAGTTTGACGGAATTAGTTTTGAAAGAATATCGCCTAAGTATGTTTTTAAGGATGCTTATAAGAGTAAATACATAGATAATATTGATGTTTGGATTGAAATGACAAACAGTAGAAATCTTATGAGTTATACCTATGATTCTTTAAAACTTCCTGAAATATTAAAAAACATAAAAGAGTCTTTTTATCCTGAACTGTTGAAAGTTTACAATTATTTTAAGACTGAAGTGTAG